One Ochotona princeps isolate mOchPri1 chromosome 7, mOchPri1.hap1, whole genome shotgun sequence genomic window carries:
- the CSN2 gene encoding beta-casein: MKVLILACLVALALAREKEQISVPTETLESVSTSEETITHINKQKLEKVKHEEQIQREEKLQEKILPFIQSQPLLYPYAEPIPFPAPPQNTLNLVQPDMLLPLLQPEIMEDPKAKEATFPKRKVMPFLKSPMAFPFVDPQLLSLRELKTQHPFLPELLPFMHQFFQPFFQTPMLYPQTQLPVPQTKFVPIPQQMVPYTQRDMPVEALQLFQDLRFPTHGSYPVAQPLAPVNN; the protein is encoded by the exons ATGAAGGTTCTCATTCTTGCCTGCTTGGTGGCTCTTGCTCTCGCCAGGGAG aaggaACAAATCAGTGTACCCACTgag ACTTTGGAAAGTGTTTCAACCAGTGAG gaAACAATCACACATATCAATAAG cagAAGCTTGAGAAGGTTAAACATGAGgagcagatacaaagagag GAGAAACTCCAGGAAAAAATCCTCCCCTTTATTCAGTCACAGCCTCTGCTCTATCCTTATGCTGAGCCCATCCCTTTCCCTGCTCCGCCACAGAACACCCTGAACCTTGTCCAACCTGACATGCTGCTCCCTCTCCTCCAGCCTGAAATAATGGAAGATCCCAAAGCTAAGGAGGCCACCTTTCCTAAGCGCAAAGTGATGCCCTTCCTCAAATCCCCAATGGCTTTCCCCTTTGTTGACCCTCAACTCCTGAGTCTCAGGGAGCTGAAAACTCAGCACCCTTTTCTGCCCGAGCTCCTGCCCTTCATGCACCAGTTCTTCCAACCTTTTTTCCAGACTCCCATGCTTTATCCTCAGACCCAGTTGCCTGTTCCTCAGACCAAATTTGTGCCCATTCCCCAACAAATGGTACCCTACACCCAAAGAGACATGCCTGTCGAAGCCCTTCAACTGTTCCAAGACCTGCGCTTCCCTACCCATGGGTCCTACCCTGTGGCTCAGCCACTTGCCCCAGTTAAT AATTGA